In Citrobacter sp. RHB25-C09, the following proteins share a genomic window:
- a CDS encoding alpha/beta hydrolase: MSTIDLYRILIALTRIMSMVYLQEKSRDCALSVIGVYCAVLYGLIKQKTTHSILKTKMISILSFQVPFQNKMISAESTFGNNGHVLMLHGGGKDRTVFNKYRALLDASGIGTTTFDFIGHGETGGELHESSLFSRTLQAEAVLASQEIAITGCMGVSMGAYNALQLTRTVRFQSLILMVPGVYSMPAYKVKFGPDFSAIIRKDRNWEQTDAWDIAAEFTGDILIIAAENDSVIPAEIPEKLFFSASRCRQKKLMLIPGADHNTVWDNLMLSDTLYENVRSAFVKTLIH, from the coding sequence ATGAGTACGATCGACCTGTATCGCATACTCATTGCGTTAACGCGCATAATGAGCATGGTCTACTTACAGGAAAAATCGAGAGATTGCGCATTATCTGTCATTGGCGTCTATTGTGCGGTGCTTTATGGTCTGATAAAACAAAAAACTACTCATTCCATTTTGAAAACAAAGATGATTTCCATTCTCTCCTTCCAGGTACCGTTTCAGAACAAAATGATTTCAGCCGAAAGTACATTTGGGAACAATGGGCATGTATTGATGCTCCATGGTGGCGGTAAAGATCGGACGGTTTTCAATAAATATCGCGCGCTTCTTGATGCGTCAGGCATCGGAACGACGACATTTGACTTCATAGGCCACGGTGAAACGGGGGGAGAACTGCACGAATCCTCGCTATTTAGCCGTACGTTGCAGGCTGAGGCGGTGCTTGCCTCGCAGGAAATCGCTATCACAGGGTGTATGGGCGTAAGTATGGGAGCCTATAACGCACTTCAACTAACTAGAACGGTTCGGTTTCAGTCCCTGATCCTCATGGTACCCGGTGTCTACTCAATGCCTGCCTATAAGGTTAAGTTTGGCCCTGATTTTTCAGCAATCATACGTAAAGATCGAAATTGGGAACAAACGGATGCGTGGGATATTGCTGCGGAATTTACCGGAGATATACTTATTATTGCTGCCGAAAATGATTCAGTGATTCCTGCTGAGATACCCGAAAAACTGTTTTTCTCAGCGTCTCGCTGCCGTCAAAAAAAACTTATGCTTATTCCAGGTGCCGATCATAATACTGTCTGGGACAATTTAATGCTTTCAGACACGCTGTATGAAAATGTGCGTTCAGCTTTTGTGAAAACTCTAATCCACTGA
- a CDS encoding PTS cellobiose transporter subunit IIB, which translates to MKKLLICCLFGNTANSLAKKMQLLADKKGDHLIISAVGLDNFASVAPAFDGFLITPHIQYKMSEIEEIVGDSRPIAIVESLPFASLDAEKVLAFVKEQMPELVV; encoded by the coding sequence ATGAAAAAGTTACTGATATGTTGTTTGTTCGGCAATACCGCAAATTCTCTCGCCAAAAAGATGCAGTTATTGGCAGATAAAAAGGGCGACCATCTGATTATCAGCGCAGTGGGACTGGATAATTTTGCCAGTGTGGCTCCCGCTTTTGATGGTTTTCTCATTACGCCACACATTCAATACAAGATGAGTGAAATTGAAGAAATTGTCGGAGACTCTCGTCCCATTGCCATCGTTGAAAGTCTACCCTTTGCGTCTCTCGACGCAGAAAAGGTATTAGCGTTTGTGAAAGAGCAAATGCCTGAACTGGTAGTCTGA
- a CDS encoding LacI family DNA-binding transcriptional regulator: protein MSPTIYDIARVAGVSKSTVSRVLNKQTNISPEAREKVLRAIDELQYQPNKLARALTSSGFDAIMVISTRSAKTTAGNPFFSEVLHAITAKAEEEGFDVILQTSRSTEDDLQKCENKVKQKMIKGIIMLSSPADESFFSRLDKYDIPVVVIGKVEGEYNHVYSVDTDNYRDSIALTDALINSGHQHIACLHAPLDYHVSVDRVNGYKASLAAHQLSVRQEWIIDGGYTHESALCAARELLSQSPLPDAVFATDSLKLMSLYRAAAELNIAIPEQLAVVGYSNEMLSFILTPPPGGIDIPTHELGEASCGLLFNLIRGKTGQENMIVSTHISLAGSLA, encoded by the coding sequence ATGTCCCCCACTATTTATGATATCGCTCGCGTCGCGGGCGTGTCGAAATCGACAGTGTCTCGCGTGCTGAATAAGCAAACCAACATCTCGCCGGAAGCGCGGGAGAAGGTGCTGCGGGCCATCGATGAGTTGCAGTATCAACCTAACAAACTGGCTCGCGCCCTGACCTCCTCCGGCTTCGACGCCATCATGGTGATATCGACCCGTTCGGCCAAAACCACCGCCGGCAATCCCTTCTTCTCCGAGGTGCTCCATGCCATCACGGCCAAAGCGGAAGAAGAAGGTTTTGACGTTATTCTGCAAACCTCGCGCAGTACCGAAGATGACCTGCAGAAGTGCGAAAACAAAGTTAAGCAAAAGATGATTAAGGGCATCATTATGCTTAGCTCGCCTGCCGATGAGTCATTCTTTTCCCGACTGGATAAGTACGATATTCCGGTGGTGGTGATTGGCAAAGTCGAAGGCGAATACAATCACGTTTATTCTGTTGATACCGATAATTACCGCGACAGCATTGCCCTCACCGATGCCTTAATCAATAGCGGACATCAGCATATTGCCTGCTTGCACGCACCGCTGGATTATCATGTTTCTGTTGACAGGGTTAACGGTTATAAAGCCAGCCTGGCAGCGCACCAGCTAAGCGTACGCCAGGAATGGATTATCGACGGTGGATATACCCACGAGAGCGCGTTATGCGCGGCGAGAGAGTTACTAAGCCAGAGCCCATTACCCGATGCAGTATTTGCGACAGATAGCTTAAAGCTGATGAGTCTGTATCGTGCGGCTGCCGAACTGAATATTGCGATTCCAGAACAGCTCGCGGTCGTGGGCTATAGCAATGAAATGCTGTCGTTTATTTTAACGCCACCGCCTGGCGGTATTGATATTCCGACGCATGAACTCGGTGAGGCAAGCTGCGGTCTGCTGTTTAATCTGATTCGCGGTAAAACGGGTCAGGAGAACATGATTGTTAGTACGCACATTAGCCTGGCGGGGTCGCTGGCGTAA
- a CDS encoding RHS domain-containing protein, translated as MESWVPGALRDLDPPVVSGTRFVWEGLRLLSEEQDGRTRLYVYEDQNSHTPLVRVEGKGKETRYRWYHCQPNGMPERLTDEKGDIRWEGVTRAWGGTAREAGDEEENLRFQGQYLTVSIPHNRAIHI; from the coding sequence GTGGAAAGCTGGGTGCCGGGCGCGCTGCGCGACCTCGACCCGCCTGTCGTGAGCGGGACACGTTTTGTGTGGGAGGGATTACGGCTGCTGTCGGAGGAGCAGGACGGCAGGACAAGGCTGTATGTGTATGAGGACCAGAACAGCCACACGCCGCTGGTGAGGGTGGAGGGAAAGGGCAAGGAAACCCGTTACCGCTGGTATCACTGTCAGCCGAACGGCATGCCGGAGCGGCTGACGGATGAGAAGGGTGACATCCGCTGGGAGGGGGTGACGCGGGCATGGGGAGGCACAGCGCGGGAAGCCGGAGATGAGGAAGAGAACCTGCGTTTTCAGGGGCAGTACTTGACTGTAAGTATCCCGCATAATCGTGCCATTCACATTTAG
- a CDS encoding DUF1294 domain-containing protein: MNLNIFCYLLLACAVLGSIFTPHPIVIGCLLVNVLTLVIYGLDKMAARKAWRRVPESTLLMFGLVGGWPGAILGQQLFRHKTQKQPFKIYFIVTVVLNISAMVAIYQFLPFTQH; encoded by the coding sequence ATGAATCTCAATATTTTTTGTTACTTACTACTCGCCTGCGCGGTACTCGGCAGCATTTTTACGCCGCACCCTATTGTCATAGGGTGCCTGCTTGTCAACGTTCTGACGCTGGTAATTTACGGACTGGACAAAATGGCCGCGCGTAAAGCCTGGCGCAGAGTACCAGAATCTACGTTGCTCATGTTTGGGCTTGTGGGTGGTTGGCCTGGTGCAATTTTGGGTCAGCAACTTTTTCGCCATAAAACACAAAAGCAGCCGTTTAAAATCTACTTTATCGTCACTGTGGTGTTAAATATTTCAGCAATGGTGGCGATTTATCAGTTTTTACCATTTACACAACACTGA
- a CDS encoding DUF1272 domain-containing protein has protein sequence MLELRPNCECCDQDLPPESEKAFICSFECTFCIDCVTVQFNGKCPNCGGELVRRPIRPESALLRHPASTLRRYK, from the coding sequence ATGCTCGAACTTCGCCCTAACTGTGAATGCTGCGATCAAGATCTGCCGCCAGAATCAGAAAAGGCATTTATCTGTTCGTTCGAGTGTACCTTTTGTATTGATTGCGTGACAGTTCAATTCAACGGCAAGTGCCCAAACTGCGGGGGTGAATTAGTGCGGCGCCCAATACGCCCAGAATCCGCTCTCTTGCGGCATCCTGCGTCCACTTTGCGCCGCTATAAGTAA
- a CDS encoding IS110 family transposase — translation MNIVYLGIDLAKNVFQLCGLNQAGKPVYSKRTGRKELLQTVANIPACLIGVEASTGAFYWQREFEKLGHNVKVISPQYVKPFVRGQKNDGNDAQAIAVALMQPTMQFVPPKSPEQQDIQALHRARQRIVNHRTATVCQIRGLLLDRGITIGAAVSRVRRAVPLILEDAENGLSARMRRTIAELYDLFNDLERRIHFFDKEIETVFRQSEACQRIAKVKGIGPKTATAVVAAIGKGTEFKNGRHFAAWLGLVPRQHSSGNRQVLMNMTKKGDKHLRTLFIHGARAVVRVATNNNDGYLNQWVNQLKERRGFNKTTVAVANKNARIIWSMLRNDTEYQAVGS, via the coding sequence ATGAATATCGTATATCTGGGTATCGATCTGGCTAAAAATGTTTTTCAGCTTTGTGGGCTAAACCAGGCCGGTAAGCCGGTTTATTCAAAACGCACTGGTCGAAAAGAATTACTTCAGACAGTGGCGAATATTCCGGCCTGCCTGATTGGTGTCGAAGCATCCACAGGGGCATTTTACTGGCAGCGTGAGTTTGAAAAACTGGGGCATAACGTAAAGGTCATCAGCCCCCAGTATGTAAAGCCCTTTGTCCGTGGGCAAAAAAATGACGGTAATGATGCGCAGGCCATCGCAGTGGCTCTGATGCAACCGACAATGCAGTTCGTGCCGCCAAAAAGCCCGGAACAGCAGGATATCCAGGCTTTGCACCGGGCAAGGCAGCGTATTGTTAATCACCGCACTGCGACCGTTTGTCAAATCAGGGGACTGCTGCTTGATCGGGGAATAACTATCGGCGCGGCAGTTTCAAGAGTTCGTCGTGCCGTTCCGCTGATCCTTGAAGATGCAGAAAACGGGCTAAGCGCCCGTATGCGCAGAACGATTGCAGAGCTCTATGATCTCTTTAACGATCTTGAGCGTCGTATTCATTTTTTTGATAAAGAAATTGAAACAGTATTCAGGCAATCAGAAGCCTGTCAGCGTATTGCCAAAGTGAAAGGCATTGGCCCTAAAACGGCCACGGCCGTTGTTGCTGCGATTGGCAAAGGAACTGAATTTAAGAATGGTCGTCACTTTGCTGCATGGCTGGGTCTGGTTCCACGCCAGCACTCGAGTGGCAACAGGCAAGTTCTCATGAATATGACGAAAAAAGGCGACAAGCATCTGCGGACACTTTTTATTCATGGTGCCCGCGCTGTCGTCAGAGTTGCCACGAATAATAATGATGGATATCTGAATCAGTGGGTTAACCAGTTAAAGGAACGTCGCGGATTTAATAAAACTACCGTGGCGGTCGCTAACAAAAACGCGAGAATAATCTGGTCGATGCTGAGAAATGATACAGAATATCAGGCCGTGGGAAGTTAA
- a CDS encoding YebC/PmpR family DNA-binding transcriptional regulator — protein sequence MGRKWANIVAKKTAKDGATSKVYSKFGVEIYAAAKQGEPDPELNTALKFVIERAKQAQVPKHVIDKAIDKAKGGGDETFVHGRYEGFGPSGSMVIAETLTSNVNRTIANVRTIFNKKGGNIGAAGAVSYMFDNTGVIVFEGTDPDRIFEILLDAEVDVRDVTEEEGNIVIYTEPTDLHKGIAALKAAGITEFSTTELELIAQSEVELSPEDLEIFAGLVDALEDDEDVQKVYHNVANL from the coding sequence GTGGGACGTAAGTGGGCCAACATTGTTGCCAAAAAAACGGCTAAAGACGGTGCAACGTCTAAAGTATATTCAAAATTCGGTGTGGAAATCTATGCTGCAGCTAAACAAGGTGAACCAGACCCTGAATTAAACACCGCTTTAAAATTCGTTATTGAACGTGCGAAACAAGCACAAGTTCCCAAACACGTTATTGATAAAGCCATTGATAAAGCCAAAGGCGGCGGCGATGAAACGTTCGTGCACGGGCGTTACGAAGGCTTTGGTCCCAGTGGTTCAATGGTTATCGCTGAAACCTTAACTTCCAATGTCAACCGTACGATTGCTAACGTCCGTACAATTTTCAATAAAAAAGGTGGAAATATCGGCGCGGCAGGTGCTGTCAGCTATATGTTTGACAATACTGGGGTGATTGTATTTGAAGGCACAGACCCCGATCGTATTTTTGAAATTTTGCTTGATGCTGAAGTTGATGTCCGTGATGTCACCGAAGAAGAAGGTAACATCGTTATTTATACTGAACCTACAGACCTTCATAAAGGAATTGCAGCGCTTAAAGCCGCTGGAATTACTGAATTTTCAACGACAGAATTAGAATTGATTGCTCAATCAGAAGTTGAACTTTCACCAGAAGATTTAGAAATCTTTGCGGGTCTTGTTGATGCCCTTGAAGATGACGAAGATGTTCAAAAAGTCTATCATAACGTGGCAAATCTCTAA
- a CDS encoding GNAT family N-acetyltransferase: MTLHIRQATLADSVLLNALGNSIYPAHFKHLWKSVSEMNDYLKSEYSLSVLEKSLMDGNTSWYIAETARPLGYVKLTWEATIPDTLLHGVLLNKLYLAPTSTSQQYGQQMFSRVIDLVRSNTKDFLWLEVLEQNERAYRFYEKQGMKFIKDVVFETASQRSVLKVMGMRI; encoded by the coding sequence ATGACGTTGCACATCCGACAAGCAACATTAGCCGATTCAGTATTACTCAATGCACTTGGCAATAGCATCTATCCCGCGCACTTTAAGCATTTGTGGAAGTCGGTGTCGGAAATGAACGATTACCTGAAGAGCGAATATTCACTTTCTGTGCTTGAGAAAAGCCTGATGGATGGAAATACAAGCTGGTACATCGCAGAAACTGCGCGGCCGTTGGGTTATGTGAAACTGACATGGGAAGCGACAATCCCTGATACCCTTCTTCACGGAGTTCTTCTTAACAAGCTATACCTTGCTCCGACGAGTACGAGTCAACAGTACGGCCAACAGATGTTCAGTCGAGTTATCGATCTCGTCCGAAGCAACACGAAGGATTTTTTATGGCTGGAGGTGCTGGAACAGAACGAACGTGCGTATCGATTCTATGAAAAACAAGGTATGAAGTTCATCAAGGACGTTGTGTTCGAGACGGCATCCCAGCGAAGTGTACTTAAGGTTATGGGGATGCGTATTTGA
- a CDS encoding DUF6531 domain-containing protein, whose amino-acid sequence MGDNFAARVSDKIIHTSALADIASVAFEGVVYAAAGAIVAGVAVAAAPVLAGAGMAGAAATATAVGSSCAVSGMIAGLMISAAGLTETISQGCSDLANMLFPPSPSGVISTGSENVLTNNLAAARAAGRLMTTTEKAAQEKLNEEQEKKAKSVWDYAAMLLSAGDTLLSQLIDPTVEEPSASVVPSGVDKVICDRHWPEQYLAEGSASVAINDLPAVRGKDRTTCGATVSTEVSPDVIIGGPPLVVRPIKSGKLPGLELVTMALSLLTGNPRKIIKELPCMLAMAGAGILGSKLGDAVQATSFPVHAATGAKVLADEDDRDFSLPARFPLVWQRVYNSRNHHEGLSGPGWRTEFETFITTEDEHYCFHDLSGRELRFVPPASGVQDFYADEGLIIARGGKGQVVIGDADGSVWRLYLPEPREPGVLKLASLSDEYGNGLMLTYDASGRLSALADTEETLRVRLYYEDPRHPQRLTRVTGQHEEEEAGEHLLVQYHYDVHGFLTGVVDACDRVCRRFEWTPEGLLSAHQLPGGLRCEYRWQKSDDWRVVEQFTSAGEHSVLNYDLQAQTTTVTTEQGYTRRHYWNAEFLPVRYTDEAGGDWHYVWNSLGLLAESRDPEGNRWRYCYDAAGNLTEEYDPPGNVTLTTWLTERALPSSVKLPGGGLYLYGYDRCHGLTEIAGPEGKCEKRERDACGQVIAVQDGSGAVLQRFSYNRRGQITEALDCSGNRTCYHYDERYRLDEIRDAAGECWRRKYDPSGNVLEISGAEGWYERVEYNERGLPVRHRTADGAETRYGYDGTGWLVYRRDPRGGVVSRHRDSRGRLVGLCNENGERWQFVPGPDGRLLEERGFDGALTR is encoded by the coding sequence ATGGGAGACAATTTTGCCGCCCGTGTGAGTGATAAGATCATTCATACCAGTGCCCTGGCCGATATCGCTTCCGTTGCGTTTGAAGGTGTCGTTTATGCCGCCGCCGGTGCCATTGTGGCAGGCGTGGCTGTAGCTGCTGCGCCGGTACTGGCGGGAGCGGGTATGGCCGGGGCGGCAGCCACCGCCACAGCAGTAGGCAGCAGTTGTGCCGTCTCGGGCATGATCGCGGGTCTGATGATAAGCGCTGCCGGTCTGACGGAAACCATCAGCCAGGGCTGCAGCGACCTGGCGAATATGCTCTTCCCTCCGTCGCCTTCCGGTGTTATCAGCACCGGCTCCGAAAATGTCCTGACGAATAATCTTGCTGCCGCCCGGGCTGCGGGACGTCTGATGACCACGACGGAAAAAGCGGCGCAGGAAAAACTAAACGAAGAGCAGGAGAAGAAAGCGAAGTCCGTGTGGGACTACGCCGCGATGTTGCTCAGCGCCGGCGATACTCTGTTGTCTCAGCTGATTGATCCGACAGTGGAAGAGCCGTCAGCATCCGTGGTTCCGTCTGGTGTTGACAAAGTCATTTGCGACAGGCACTGGCCTGAACAGTATCTTGCTGAAGGCTCCGCTTCCGTTGCCATCAATGATTTACCCGCCGTCCGGGGCAAAGACAGGACCACCTGCGGCGCAACGGTCAGCACGGAAGTTTCTCCGGATGTCATTATCGGGGGACCTCCTCTGGTGGTCCGCCCGATAAAAAGCGGGAAACTGCCGGGGCTTGAACTCGTGACCATGGCGCTTTCTCTGCTGACGGGTAATCCCAGAAAAATAATCAAAGAGCTTCCCTGCATGCTGGCGATGGCGGGTGCAGGCATACTGGGCAGTAAGCTTGGCGACGCCGTCCAGGCAACGTCTTTCCCGGTTCATGCCGCCACGGGTGCCAAGGTTCTGGCGGATGAAGACGATCGGGATTTTTCACTACCGGCACGCTTCCCCCTCGTCTGGCAGCGGGTCTATAACAGTCGTAACCACCATGAAGGGCTCTCTGGCCCGGGATGGCGGACGGAATTCGAAACGTTTATCACTACAGAAGATGAACACTACTGCTTTCACGATCTGAGCGGAAGGGAGCTGCGTTTTGTACCGCCAGCTTCCGGCGTGCAGGATTTTTATGCGGATGAAGGACTGATTATCGCCCGTGGCGGAAAGGGGCAGGTCGTGATTGGTGATGCGGACGGCAGCGTCTGGCGACTGTATCTCCCTGAGCCGCGGGAGCCTGGCGTGCTGAAGCTGGCCAGCCTGAGTGACGAATACGGTAACGGACTGATGCTGACATATGATGCATCGGGACGTCTGTCGGCGCTGGCGGACACGGAAGAGACGCTTCGGGTGCGCCTGTACTATGAAGATCCCCGCCATCCGCAGCGTCTGACCCGCGTGACCGGACAGCATGAAGAGGAGGAGGCAGGGGAGCACCTGCTGGTGCAGTATCACTATGATGTTCACGGCTTCCTCACTGGCGTGGTTGACGCCTGTGACCGGGTCTGCCGCCGGTTTGAATGGACGCCGGAAGGGTTATTGTCGGCGCATCAGTTACCCGGGGGGCTGCGCTGTGAATACCGCTGGCAAAAGTCTGACGACTGGCGGGTGGTTGAACAGTTCACCAGTGCCGGTGAACACAGCGTGCTGAATTACGATCTGCAGGCGCAGACGACGACCGTCACCACGGAACAGGGATATACACGCCGGCATTACTGGAATGCGGAATTCCTGCCGGTCCGCTATACCGATGAGGCCGGGGGGGACTGGCATTATGTCTGGAACAGTCTGGGGCTGCTGGCGGAAAGTCGCGACCCGGAAGGTAACCGCTGGCGGTACTGTTATGACGCCGCAGGGAATCTGACAGAAGAATACGATCCGCCGGGAAATGTGACGCTGACGACGTGGCTGACGGAACGCGCACTCCCGTCCAGTGTAAAACTGCCGGGCGGAGGACTGTACCTTTATGGCTACGACAGATGTCACGGCCTGACGGAAATCGCCGGGCCGGAAGGAAAGTGTGAAAAACGGGAACGTGATGCCTGCGGGCAGGTTATCGCCGTGCAGGACGGCAGCGGCGCCGTTCTACAGCGTTTCAGTTATAACCGCCGCGGGCAGATTACGGAGGCGCTGGACTGTTCCGGTAACAGAACCTGTTACCACTATGATGAACGCTACCGGCTGGATGAAATTCGCGATGCGGCGGGTGAGTGCTGGCGCAGAAAATATGACCCGTCAGGGAACGTGCTGGAGATAAGTGGCGCGGAAGGCTGGTATGAGCGGGTGGAATACAATGAACGGGGCTTACCGGTGCGCCACCGTACGGCGGACGGAGCGGAGACGCGCTATGGCTATGACGGGACCGGCTGGCTGGTATACCGGCGCGACCCCCGCGGCGGGGTGGTTTCCCGCCATCGTGACAGCCGGGGACGGCTGGTCGGGTTATGTAACGAAAACGGCGAACGCTGGCAGTTTGTCCCGGGGCCGGACGGCCGTCTGCTTGAAGAGCGCGGGTTCGACGGGGCGCTGACCCGCTAA
- a CDS encoding DcrB-related protein — protein sequence MPVQGTCAHGRSLDDELDAQWEQFRPLAEDLDITSRENIVLPDAPELPARETCCTWQRSGTVFHQWQLALLLSDGVSLLVITQTIPGSVSRNDLLYRDRLKQDLKLSVRGG from the coding sequence ATGCCTGTACAAGGAACATGTGCTCACGGGCGTAGTCTGGATGATGAACTGGATGCCCAGTGGGAGCAGTTCAGGCCTTTGGCGGAAGATCTTGATATCACTTCCCGCGAGAATATTGTTCTGCCTGACGCGCCGGAACTCCCGGCCAGAGAAACCTGCTGTACCTGGCAACGCTCTGGTACAGTTTTCCACCAGTGGCAGCTGGCGTTATTACTGTCGGATGGTGTTTCACTACTGGTGATAACCCAGACTATCCCCGGATCGGTGAGTAGAAATGACCTGCTGTACCGCGATCGCCTGAAACAGGATCTTAAACTGTCTGTCCGGGGTGGGTGA